One window of Microcoleus vaginatus PCC 9802 genomic DNA carries:
- a CDS encoding ATP-dependent 6-phosphofructokinase: protein MGEQKCIGILTSGGDCAGLNAVIRAVVYRATGTYNWKVMGIRQATHGLMSRPPEAIPLDIEKVDSWLTIGGTMLGTTNKGDPFAFPMPDGTLRDRAEDIIEGYHQLGLDALIGIGGDGSLAILRKIAQQGNLNLVAIPKTIDNDVGITERSIGFDTAVNIATEALDRLHFTAASHSRVMIVEVMGRDAGHIAISAGISGGADIILIPEIPYKISQICAKIQERQDRGKNYCLIIVAEAVRTEEGELVMHTNRLGQSRLGGIGQYLADTISDCSGAETRFTVLGHIQRGGTPSSLERLIASAFGIAAVDLIAEEKYDCMVSWQKREVVSVPLEDAIAKYRPVDFNGTLVKTARGLGICLGD from the coding sequence ATGGGAGAACAAAAATGTATCGGTATCCTCACCAGCGGAGGTGACTGTGCAGGCTTAAACGCAGTTATTCGAGCCGTTGTCTACCGCGCAACGGGAACTTACAATTGGAAAGTGATGGGGATTCGTCAAGCCACCCACGGATTGATGAGTCGTCCCCCTGAAGCAATTCCCTTGGATATTGAGAAAGTAGACTCGTGGCTCACCATTGGCGGTACGATGCTAGGCACGACAAATAAGGGCGACCCTTTTGCTTTCCCGATGCCTGATGGGACTCTACGCGATCGCGCTGAGGACATTATCGAAGGCTATCATCAACTAGGTTTGGATGCTTTAATTGGCATTGGTGGCGATGGCAGTCTTGCCATTCTCAGGAAGATTGCTCAACAAGGGAATTTGAATTTAGTTGCTATTCCTAAAACTATAGATAATGATGTCGGAATTACCGAGCGTTCCATCGGTTTTGATACTGCGGTCAATATTGCAACTGAAGCACTCGATCGCTTGCATTTTACTGCGGCCAGTCACAGTCGCGTCATGATTGTTGAAGTCATGGGACGCGACGCTGGACATATTGCGATCAGTGCCGGAATTTCTGGGGGAGCTGATATAATTCTGATTCCCGAAATCCCTTACAAAATTTCCCAAATTTGTGCCAAAATCCAAGAACGCCAAGACCGGGGAAAAAACTACTGTTTAATTATAGTAGCGGAGGCAGTTCGCACTGAAGAAGGCGAGTTAGTAATGCACACAAATCGCTTAGGTCAAAGTCGATTAGGCGGAATTGGTCAGTATTTAGCTGATACAATTTCTGACTGCAGCGGTGCAGAAACTCGCTTCACCGTTTTGGGACATATTCAACGCGGAGGAACTCCTTCATCGCTAGAAAGGTTAATTGCTTCTGCTTTTGGCATCGCAGCAGTTGATTTAATTGCCGAAGAGAAATACGACTGCATGGTATCTTGGCAAAAGCGGGAAGTTGTGAGCGTTCCTCTGGAAGATGCGATCGCCAAATACAGACCTGTAGACTTCAATGGTACTCTGGTTAAAACGGCCCGCGGTTTAGGGATTTGTCTGGGAGACTAA
- a CDS encoding DUF697 domain-containing protein: protein MTLNLRRPILIGGIGLSAALWLLETLQHSGSEMGETALIGLAAAGAGYWWWKQQSPKLELALPQPLANREAAEKAIAASETAIKLLASEAPNSADPANLTAQLDRIRAELDRQDLRITVTGGKAVGKTALIQVLNSNWASQHPQKLSLQETAPLFANTNADAKINGDLALFVTAGDITDSEFQTLSQLASASQRVLLVWNKQDQYLPEQQSQVLHSLQQKMQGILGTEDIIAIAASPNSIKVRRHQADGTVQERIENQVSQLDGLTERLTKILTEERQQLVWASAAREAASIKLEAKTLLNGVRRDRAIPIIEQYQYIAAATVFANPVPALDLLATTAISTQLVIDLGAIYQQQFSLDQAKTVAGTLANQMFKLGLVELSTQTITGLLKSNAVTYVAGGAVQGISAAYFTRIAGLSLIEYFQSQELENAPKGIFNLDQLTKTLQAVFTQNQQVSFLQSFVNQVASRLSSQVSGPETVKSPVT, encoded by the coding sequence ATGACACTTAACTTGCGACGACCGATTTTAATTGGCGGAATAGGACTTTCAGCAGCGCTGTGGCTGTTGGAAACTCTACAGCATTCGGGTTCAGAAATGGGCGAAACGGCACTCATCGGCTTGGCGGCTGCCGGTGCGGGGTATTGGTGGTGGAAACAACAATCCCCCAAACTAGAACTCGCACTCCCGCAACCCCTGGCCAACAGGGAAGCAGCCGAAAAAGCGATCGCGGCTTCAGAAACTGCAATTAAATTGCTGGCTTCAGAAGCTCCAAACTCTGCAGATCCTGCTAATCTAACAGCACAGCTCGATCGGATCAGAGCCGAATTAGATAGACAAGATTTACGGATTACCGTAACTGGCGGCAAAGCTGTCGGCAAAACAGCCTTAATTCAAGTTTTAAATTCTAATTGGGCATCTCAACACCCGCAAAAGCTTAGTTTACAAGAAACGGCACCGCTGTTTGCTAATACAAATGCCGATGCCAAAATCAACGGTGATTTAGCGCTGTTTGTGACAGCGGGCGACATCACAGATTCCGAATTTCAAACATTATCTCAGCTAGCGTCCGCCAGTCAGCGCGTGCTGCTAGTCTGGAACAAACAAGACCAATATTTGCCAGAACAGCAGTCGCAGGTTTTGCACTCTTTGCAGCAGAAAATGCAAGGAATCTTGGGGACAGAAGATATAATTGCGATCGCAGCTTCTCCCAATTCTATTAAAGTGCGCCGACACCAAGCGGACGGCACAGTTCAAGAACGGATCGAAAATCAAGTCTCTCAACTCGACGGGCTGACGGAAAGATTGACTAAAATCTTAACTGAAGAACGGCAACAGTTGGTCTGGGCGAGTGCAGCGCGCGAGGCTGCAAGTATCAAGCTAGAGGCAAAAACCTTATTAAATGGAGTCAGGCGCGATCGGGCAATTCCCATTATCGAACAATATCAGTACATCGCCGCCGCCACCGTGTTTGCTAATCCGGTTCCGGCTTTAGACTTGCTAGCAACAACCGCCATCAGCACCCAGCTCGTAATCGATCTCGGCGCTATCTACCAGCAACAGTTTTCCTTAGACCAAGCTAAGACTGTAGCGGGTACTTTAGCTAATCAAATGTTCAAATTGGGATTAGTAGAACTGTCTACCCAAACTATTACTGGACTGCTGAAAAGCAATGCCGTCACCTATGTAGCAGGAGGCGCGGTGCAGGGAATTAGTGCAGCCTATTTTACCAGAATAGCAGGACTGAGTTTAATTGAATATTTCCAAAGTCAAGAACTGGAAAATGCTCCCAAAGGCATTTTCAATCTCGACCAGTTGACTAAAACTTTGCAAGCAGTATTTACGCAAAATCAGCAAGTTTCCTTCTTGCAATCTTTCGTCAACCAAGTGGCGAGTCGTCTTTCATCTCAGGTATCTGGGCCCGAAACCGTTAAGTCGCCGGTCACTTAG
- a CDS encoding DUF697 domain-containing protein — MADNSIQENRLSLARASLREALARYSHLRQGKKNSNNTELEAALQYQLDILTSTSEKLDHNIIRIATFGLVSRGKSAVLNALLGHKILQTGPLNGVTQWPRSVRWSVPLSFLDSEESPQPPLGKGGKGGVQVELIDTPGLDEVGGEVRGEMAKQVTRQADLILFVVAGDITRTEYQALCELQTAQKPLILVFNKIDLYPELDRKAIYQSLQALGNSEQLAAAAVTDETDPENLSDRPNNSSDKSTAKSPAKTAKSLEIVMVAAEPAPVQVRVEWSDGRVTYEWESPPAQIEELKNKILTILNREGRSLLALNALVEARDAEANIARHVLKLRQTEAENLIWQFAKYKALAVGLNPVAFLDVMGASVADLALIRSLSRLYGLPMTGYEAGKLWQTIFSSAGGVLLGELGSSFLLGFGKSAAAAAPHIGFSTFAGVAVTQASLAAYGTYAVGRAAQVYLEKGCTWGPLGQDTVIQEILATIERNTIIDRLQQEFKIGN; from the coding sequence ATGGCTGACAATTCTATTCAAGAAAATCGCTTATCCCTTGCCCGCGCCAGTTTGCGCGAAGCCCTGGCGCGCTATTCCCACCTGCGCCAAGGCAAAAAAAACTCGAATAATACAGAATTAGAAGCGGCGCTGCAATATCAGTTAGATATCTTAACTTCCACCTCAGAAAAACTAGACCACAACATAATCCGCATTGCTACTTTCGGCTTAGTCAGCCGTGGCAAGTCAGCCGTATTAAACGCGCTTTTAGGTCACAAAATTCTGCAAACAGGCCCTCTCAACGGCGTGACTCAGTGGCCGCGTTCCGTGCGCTGGAGTGTGCCTTTATCCTTCCTTGACAGCGAGGAATCCCCCCAACCCCCCCTTGGCAAGGGGGGGAAAGGAGGGGTGCAAGTTGAATTAATAGATACTCCGGGGCTTGATGAAGTTGGCGGCGAAGTGCGCGGCGAAATGGCGAAACAAGTAACTCGCCAAGCTGACTTAATTCTGTTTGTCGTTGCAGGGGATATCACCCGCACTGAATATCAAGCACTGTGCGAATTGCAAACAGCTCAAAAACCGCTGATTTTAGTTTTTAATAAAATTGACCTTTATCCAGAATTAGACAGAAAAGCTATTTACCAAAGTTTGCAAGCGCTGGGAAATTCAGAACAGTTAGCAGCCGCTGCGGTAACAGATGAAACAGATCCCGAAAATTTGTCCGATCGCCCAAACAACTCCTCCGATAAATCTACTGCCAAATCACCCGCTAAAACTGCCAAATCTTTAGAAATAGTCATGGTAGCCGCCGAACCAGCACCGGTGCAAGTGCGGGTGGAATGGTCCGACGGAAGAGTCACTTACGAATGGGAGTCGCCGCCTGCGCAGATAGAGGAACTAAAAAATAAAATTCTCACAATTCTTAACAGAGAAGGTCGATCGCTCCTCGCTCTAAATGCTTTAGTTGAAGCTAGAGATGCCGAAGCAAACATTGCCCGTCACGTTCTCAAATTGCGACAAACAGAAGCCGAAAATTTAATCTGGCAATTTGCAAAATATAAAGCTTTGGCTGTCGGTTTAAATCCAGTGGCATTCTTGGATGTAATGGGAGCAAGTGTCGCAGATTTAGCCTTAATTCGCTCTTTATCCAGACTTTACGGCTTACCCATGACTGGTTACGAAGCGGGGAAACTTTGGCAGACTATTTTCTCCAGTGCTGGCGGCGTACTTTTGGGAGAATTGGGTAGCAGTTTTCTGTTGGGATTTGGCAAAAGTGCGGCTGCTGCGGCCCCGCACATCGGCTTTTCTACTTTTGCCGGAGTTGCTGTCACTCAAGCTAGTTTAGCAGCTTACGGAACCTACGCTGTCGGTCGTGCCGCCCAAGTTTACTTAGAAAAAGGCTGCACCTGGGGTCCCCTGGGACAAGATACGGTAATTCAAGAAATTCTCGCCACCATCGAGCGTAATACAATTATCGATCGCTTGCAGCAAGAGTTTAAAATTGGCAATTAA
- a CDS encoding TlyA family rRNA (cytidine-2'-O)-methyltransferase, with protein sequence MAKQRLDTLLVSLDLCSSRQQAQALIRTGKVSINQQVVDKPGTEVDIAAKIQIKERSRYVSRGGDKLAKALEVFAIPIAGRICLDGGISTGGFTDCLLQAGAALVYGVDVGYGQADWGLRNDPRVILKERTNLRYMTATELYGDSARADLAVVDVSFISLDKILPALWELLAPPREAVLLVKPQFEVGRERVGKKGVVRDSATQADAIFQVWKAATALGWQERGLTWSPLLGPAGNIEYLLWLGIDREQEPEPMAIEESVVKERIAQVTKAAARELVDRL encoded by the coding sequence TTGGCTAAACAGCGACTAGACACTTTATTGGTCAGCCTAGATTTGTGCAGTTCCCGACAACAAGCTCAGGCATTGATTCGGACTGGGAAAGTCTCCATCAACCAACAGGTAGTTGACAAACCGGGCACTGAGGTCGATATTGCAGCAAAAATTCAGATCAAAGAGCGATCGCGCTATGTTTCTAGAGGCGGCGACAAATTAGCCAAAGCTTTAGAAGTTTTTGCTATTCCCATTGCAGGCAGAATTTGTCTCGACGGCGGCATTTCCACAGGAGGTTTTACCGACTGTTTGCTGCAAGCCGGCGCCGCCCTAGTCTACGGCGTAGATGTTGGCTACGGTCAAGCAGATTGGGGCTTGCGCAACGATCCGAGGGTAATTTTGAAAGAACGCACCAATTTGCGGTACATGACTGCTACTGAGCTTTACGGCGACTCTGCGCGAGCAGATTTGGCGGTAGTAGATGTGTCATTTATTTCCCTGGATAAGATTTTACCGGCGCTGTGGGAATTGTTGGCACCACCGCGAGAAGCGGTGTTGCTGGTAAAGCCGCAGTTTGAGGTAGGGCGCGAGAGAGTCGGGAAAAAAGGCGTAGTGCGAGACTCAGCAACTCAAGCCGATGCGATTTTTCAAGTGTGGAAGGCAGCCACAGCTTTAGGATGGCAGGAACGCGGCTTAACATGGTCGCCTTTACTTGGCCCGGCCGGTAATATCGAGTATCTTTTATGGTTGGGGATCGATCGCGAACAGGAGCCAGAGCCGATGGCGATCGAAGAGAGCGTTGTGAAGGAACGGATCGCACAAGTCACCAAAGCGGCCGCGCGGGAACTTGTCGATCGATTGTAG
- the apcB gene encoding allophycocyanin subunit beta produces MRDAVTSLIENYDVAGRYLDRDGIDRLKSYFATGTARVQAAAAINSNAAAIVKQAGIQLFAEQPELIRPGGNAYTTRRYAACLRDMDYYLRYATYALVAGSTDVLDERVLQGLRETYNSLSVPIGPTVMGIGIMKEMVKAQVQAAGLSVGPFLEQPFDYLMRELSEQDI; encoded by the coding sequence ATGCGCGATGCAGTGACGAGCCTGATTGAAAATTATGATGTTGCTGGTAGGTATTTAGACCGAGATGGTATCGATCGGTTGAAATCTTATTTTGCAACGGGCACAGCACGGGTACAGGCGGCGGCTGCGATTAACAGCAATGCTGCGGCAATTGTAAAGCAAGCTGGTATCCAGCTATTTGCTGAACAGCCGGAACTGATCCGTCCCGGGGGAAATGCCTACACGACTCGTCGCTACGCGGCTTGTCTGCGGGATATGGACTACTACTTGCGCTATGCTACTTACGCCCTGGTGGCTGGAAGTACCGACGTGCTGGACGAGCGCGTGCTGCAAGGTTTGCGGGAAACTTACAATTCTCTAAGCGTTCCCATTGGCCCGACGGTGATGGGGATTGGCATTATGAAGGAGATGGTTAAGGCTCAAGTGCAAGCTGCTGGCTTGTCTGTGGGGCCTTTTTTGGAGCAGCCTTTTGATTACTTGATGCGCGAATTGAGCGAACAAGATATTTAA
- the glnA gene encoding type I glutamate--ammonia ligase — protein MFQTPQEALNYIQENKIQIVDLKFIDMPGIWQHLSLYHDQIDETAFTDGVPFDGSSIRGWKAINESDMTMVIDPTTAWMDPFMAEPTISFICSIKEPRTGEPYSRCPRTIAQKAIDYLLSTGLGDTAFFGPEAEFFIFDDVRFDQTQNSGYYYVDSIEGRWNSGKEEAGGNLGYKPRYKEGYFPVAPTDTSQDMRTEMLLTMAKCGVPIEKHHHEVATGGQCELGFRFDTLVKAADYLLTYKYVIKNVGKKYGKTITFMPKPLFNDNGSGMHVHQSIWKDGQPLFAGDQYAGFSQMGLHYIGGILKHAPALLALTNPTTNSYKRLVPGFEAPVNLAYSQGNRSASVRIPLSGTNPKAKRLEFRCPDATSNPYLAFAAMLCAGIDGIKNQIDPGEPLDVDIYDLSPEELSKIPSTPGSLEGALEALEKDHSFLTESGVFTEDFIQTWISYKLDNEVNPMRLRPHPYEFALYYDC, from the coding sequence ATGTTCCAGACACCCCAAGAAGCATTAAACTACATACAAGAAAATAAGATCCAAATCGTTGACCTCAAATTCATCGATATGCCGGGGATCTGGCAGCACCTTTCCCTGTACCACGACCAAATCGACGAAACCGCATTCACCGACGGCGTACCCTTCGACGGTTCCAGCATTCGGGGCTGGAAAGCCATCAACGAATCAGACATGACGATGGTCATCGATCCGACCACCGCTTGGATGGACCCGTTCATGGCAGAACCGACCATCAGCTTCATTTGCAGCATCAAAGAACCCCGCACGGGCGAACCGTACAGTCGCTGTCCCCGCACCATTGCCCAAAAAGCCATAGACTACTTGCTTTCGACCGGTCTCGGCGATACAGCATTCTTTGGCCCGGAAGCAGAATTCTTTATTTTTGACGACGTTCGCTTCGACCAAACCCAAAATTCCGGCTACTATTACGTAGATTCGATCGAAGGTCGCTGGAATTCCGGCAAAGAAGAAGCAGGCGGCAACCTCGGCTACAAACCGCGTTACAAAGAAGGTTATTTCCCAGTAGCACCAACCGATACCTCTCAAGACATGAGAACGGAAATGCTGCTGACAATGGCAAAATGCGGCGTACCCATCGAAAAGCACCACCACGAAGTCGCCACCGGCGGTCAATGCGAACTCGGTTTCCGCTTTGACACTTTGGTAAAAGCCGCCGACTACTTGCTGACTTACAAATACGTCATCAAAAACGTCGGCAAAAAATACGGCAAAACCATCACCTTCATGCCCAAACCGCTGTTTAACGACAACGGTTCCGGGATGCACGTTCACCAGTCGATTTGGAAAGACGGCCAACCTCTATTTGCAGGCGATCAATATGCTGGTTTCAGTCAAATGGGACTGCATTACATCGGCGGCATTCTCAAGCACGCACCGGCACTTTTGGCACTCACCAACCCCACGACCAATTCCTACAAGCGTTTAGTTCCGGGCTTTGAAGCGCCTGTAAACTTAGCTTACTCTCAAGGAAATCGATCGGCATCAGTGCGGATTCCGTTGTCGGGAACCAACCCCAAAGCCAAGCGGTTAGAATTCCGCTGTCCCGATGCCACATCCAACCCCTATTTAGCATTTGCAGCCATGCTGTGCGCCGGCATAGACGGCATCAAGAATCAAATCGATCCGGGCGAACCTTTGGACGTGGATATCTACGACCTTTCCCCTGAAGAATTGAGCAAAATTCCTTCAACTCCCGGTTCCTTGGAAGGCGCTTTAGAAGCTTTAGAAAAAGACCACAGTTTCTTAACTGAAAGCGGCGTATTTACCGAAGACTTCATCCAAACCTGGATTTCCTACAAACTCGACAATGAAGTCAACCCGATGCGGCTGCGTCCTCACCCCTACGAGTTTGCTCTCTACTACGACTGTTAG
- a CDS encoding ferritin-like domain-containing protein: MTVAYPRKLRNAMGAREILAQVVRDREIHLITLNRYRFSEQRSCKDLTDLIERLDGEPAELVRDLSRHISDEARHAMWLTDLLVDLGQNVGTPPGVSYIDEFDRLLDKEQFDPKRNLEDGIIAALAAINVTEKRGCEYFSAHIHALKQAPQTAENIKIRETIEKIFPEEAGHVRWGNRWLAQIADKSPEHRQKVEQAKRKYVAIEQAAFESGMDIMLGAELRRVTRLVDIANTMPMWERPQYLMERLPATLLAPDLQMTRVDVAQRAWNRDPQAFMEKLVPMFLNGLNTIEKKPATKPKA, from the coding sequence ATGACTGTTGCCTATCCCCGCAAGCTTCGCAACGCAATGGGAGCGCGCGAAATTTTAGCTCAAGTGGTGCGCGATCGCGAAATTCACTTGATCACCCTCAATCGCTATCGGTTTAGCGAACAGCGCAGTTGCAAAGACCTCACCGACTTGATCGAACGGCTAGACGGCGAACCGGCCGAACTCGTGCGCGACCTCTCCCGGCACATCTCGGACGAAGCGCGACACGCTATGTGGCTCACCGACTTGCTGGTAGACTTGGGCCAAAATGTGGGCACGCCGCCGGGAGTCTCCTACATTGACGAATTTGACCGCCTGCTGGACAAAGAGCAATTCGACCCGAAACGCAACCTCGAGGACGGTATAATTGCAGCCTTAGCCGCAATCAATGTCACCGAAAAGCGGGGCTGCGAATACTTCTCAGCGCACATCCACGCCCTCAAACAGGCTCCCCAAACCGCAGAAAACATCAAAATCCGCGAAACAATCGAAAAGATTTTTCCCGAAGAAGCTGGTCACGTCCGCTGGGGCAACCGCTGGCTGGCCCAAATCGCCGACAAAAGCCCGGAACACCGCCAGAAGGTGGAACAGGCAAAGCGCAAGTATGTGGCGATCGAACAAGCAGCATTTGAATCGGGAATGGATATCATGCTGGGGGCAGAACTGCGGCGCGTCACCCGCCTGGTAGACATTGCCAACACCATGCCGATGTGGGAACGCCCGCAATACCTGATGGAACGCTTGCCCGCAACCCTGCTGGCCCCCGACCTACAAATGACCAGAGTCGATGTAGCTCAGCGGGCGTGGAACCGCGACCCGCAGGCATTTATGGAGAAATTGGTGCCGATGTTCCTCAACGGCTTGAATACCATTGAGAAGAAGCCGGCGACTAAGCCCAAGGCTTAA
- a CDS encoding YbjN domain-containing protein, whose product MTTSEPNIQTVSTESLLSESAIADAQVEKATAVTYAEEIETVIASMAVDQKVMVGQSEAGGHLWKFKYGSVEVFVQLTGETEDDTLTVWAFVLQLPAKNEAQLMRKILEMNWLSTLESHFAIVDNQVAVVSTRTMAEISTGEISRVITIVATVADDNDDILQAEFGQ is encoded by the coding sequence ATGACTACCAGCGAGCCGAACATACAAACAGTTTCCACAGAAAGCCTTTTAAGTGAAAGCGCGATCGCCGATGCCCAGGTCGAAAAAGCCACAGCCGTCACCTATGCAGAAGAAATTGAAACTGTCATCGCCAGCATGGCTGTAGACCAAAAAGTGATGGTCGGTCAAAGTGAAGCTGGCGGACATCTTTGGAAGTTTAAGTACGGCAGTGTCGAAGTGTTCGTGCAACTCACGGGCGAAACCGAAGATGATACTTTGACTGTTTGGGCTTTTGTACTGCAGTTGCCAGCGAAGAATGAAGCTCAATTAATGCGGAAAATCCTAGAAATGAATTGGCTGTCTACTTTGGAATCTCATTTTGCGATTGTTGATAATCAAGTTGCCGTAGTATCGACTCGGACGATGGCGGAAATCTCGACCGGGGAAATTTCTCGGGTTATTACTATTGTCGCCACGGTCGCCGATGACAATGACGATATTCTGCAAGCAGAATTCGGTCAGTAG
- a CDS encoding divergent PAP2 family protein has translation MQEICSGILNNHVLVVALLACLAAQIMKLPIELVKNRKFNLRYLVTTGGMPSAHSSFVGALAAGVGQTMGWESPEFAIAAIFAIIVMYDAAGVRQAAGKQARILNQIIDEFFEEDHNLNEARLKELLGHTPFQVLVGLGLGITIAWIAGPAY, from the coding sequence ATGCAGGAAATTTGCAGCGGCATATTAAACAATCATGTACTCGTGGTTGCTTTGCTCGCTTGTCTGGCGGCTCAGATCATGAAGCTGCCGATCGAGTTGGTCAAAAATCGCAAGTTTAATCTTCGGTATTTGGTAACAACGGGGGGAATGCCCAGCGCTCACTCGTCTTTTGTGGGCGCTTTGGCTGCGGGAGTCGGACAAACGATGGGATGGGAAAGTCCGGAGTTTGCGATCGCTGCGATCTTTGCAATTATTGTGATGTATGACGCAGCAGGCGTCCGCCAAGCAGCAGGCAAGCAAGCTCGCATCCTCAACCAAATTATTGACGAGTTTTTTGAGGAAGATCACAACCTTAATGAGGCTCGCCTGAAAGAGTTGCTGGGACACACTCCTTTTCAAGTGCTTGTCGGTTTGGGGCTGGGAATTACTATTGCTTGGATCGCAGGGCCTGCATATTAG
- a CDS encoding polyprenyl synthetase family protein, producing the protein MVLATEMGSSQPESSFDLSTYLVKRKEAIEVALDSALPVIYPEKIYEAMRYSLLAGGKRLRPILCLASCELAGGTTSMAMPTACALEMIHTMSLIHDDLPAMDNDDYRRGKLTNHKVYGEDIAILAGDGLLTYAFEFIATKTQNVPPQQVLQTIAHLARASGAAGLVGGQVVDLESEGKTDVSLETLNYIHAHKTGALLEACVVCGAILAGASAADLQRLSRFAQNIGLAFQIIDDILDITATQEELGKTAGKDVQAGKVTYPSLWGIEESRRQASQLVADAKDQLAVFGSKALPLLAIADFITSRSN; encoded by the coding sequence ATGGTATTGGCAACAGAAATGGGTTCGTCCCAACCGGAATCCTCTTTCGATTTATCTACTTATCTAGTCAAGCGAAAAGAGGCGATCGAGGTAGCTCTCGACAGTGCACTCCCGGTCATCTACCCAGAGAAAATTTACGAAGCAATGCGCTACTCGCTGCTAGCGGGGGGCAAGCGCCTGCGTCCGATCCTGTGTCTGGCTAGCTGCGAACTGGCCGGCGGCACTACATCTATGGCAATGCCCACAGCTTGCGCTTTGGAAATGATCCACACGATGTCGCTGATTCACGACGATTTGCCGGCAATGGACAATGACGACTACCGGCGCGGCAAACTGACGAACCACAAAGTCTACGGCGAGGATATCGCCATTTTGGCTGGCGATGGTTTGTTGACCTATGCTTTTGAATTTATCGCCACTAAAACTCAGAACGTACCCCCCCAGCAGGTGTTGCAGACGATCGCCCATTTAGCGCGGGCATCGGGTGCTGCTGGACTCGTAGGCGGTCAGGTGGTTGATTTGGAATCGGAAGGAAAGACGGATGTTTCTCTGGAAACTTTGAATTACATTCACGCTCACAAAACTGGCGCGCTGTTAGAGGCTTGCGTAGTTTGTGGGGCAATTCTGGCTGGGGCCTCGGCTGCGGATTTGCAGCGGCTGTCTCGTTTCGCTCAAAATATTGGGCTGGCTTTCCAGATCATTGACGACATTCTGGATATTACTGCTACCCAAGAAGAACTGGGCAAAACTGCCGGCAAAGATGTTCAAGCAGGAAAAGTCACTTATCCGAGTTTGTGGGGAATTGAGGAGTCTCGGCGCCAAGCTTCGCAGCTTGTTGCTGATGCTAAGGATCAATTGGCAGTGTTTGGGAGCAAAGCTCTACCGCTGCTGGCAATCGCCGATTTTATTACCAGCCGCAGTAACTAG
- a CDS encoding LysR family transcriptional regulator produces the protein MELRHLRYFIAVAEELNFTRAAEKLHIAQPPLSQQIQHLEAELGFQLFRRTKRTVHLTAAGQVFFEEAGKILQQVDRAIQLGRQTSRGELGQLTIGFVSSAAHNVVPAILQAFRTRCPAVKLELHELTTNEQLQRLRFGQIDIGFVRPPVEEDGINSEIVFREPLIVALPETHHLADRTHLELRELSTEPFILFPRSQAPGLYDAIVSLCQQAGFSPRGAQEAIQMQTIVSLVAAEMGVAIVPASMQNFQRSGVVYKSLPESTCIVAIALIWRSDPTAAVQRFLEVARQISGFDI, from the coding sequence ATGGAACTTCGGCATTTGCGTTATTTCATTGCAGTTGCAGAGGAACTGAATTTCACTCGCGCAGCCGAAAAACTGCATATTGCCCAACCTCCGCTGAGCCAACAAATCCAGCATTTGGAGGCAGAGTTAGGGTTTCAACTGTTTCGCCGCACCAAGCGGACGGTGCATTTAACGGCTGCGGGACAGGTTTTTTTCGAGGAAGCCGGGAAAATTCTGCAGCAAGTCGATCGAGCAATTCAACTCGGCCGACAAACCAGTCGGGGCGAACTCGGCCAACTGACGATCGGGTTTGTGAGTTCTGCAGCACACAACGTGGTTCCAGCGATTTTGCAGGCCTTTCGCACTCGGTGTCCCGCCGTCAAGCTCGAACTGCACGAACTGACGACAAACGAACAGTTGCAGCGGCTGCGGTTCGGGCAAATTGATATCGGCTTCGTGCGCCCTCCGGTTGAGGAAGACGGGATAAATTCTGAAATCGTTTTTCGAGAACCGCTGATCGTGGCACTGCCAGAAACGCATCATTTGGCCGATCGCACACATCTTGAATTACGCGAACTTTCCACGGAACCGTTCATTTTATTTCCGCGTTCCCAGGCTCCGGGATTGTACGATGCGATCGTCAGTCTTTGTCAGCAAGCAGGTTTTAGTCCTCGCGGGGCTCAAGAAGCAATTCAAATGCAAACCATTGTGAGTCTGGTAGCCGCCGAGATGGGGGTGGCGATCGTCCCGGCGTCGATGCAAAATTTCCAGCGCAGCGGGGTTGTTTACAAATCTTTGCCAGAATCAACCTGCATTGTGGCGATCGCTCTTATTTGGCGCAGCGATCCAACGGCGGCGGTGCAGCGGTTTTTGGAAGTTGCCAGACAAATCAGCGGATTTGATATTTGA